One part of the Dermacentor silvarum isolate Dsil-2018 chromosome 6, BIME_Dsil_1.4, whole genome shotgun sequence genome encodes these proteins:
- the LOC125946348 gene encoding cholinesterase 1-like — protein sequence MRQRRVLVLFVAALVIVSAVTVWISLSERVTAPSGTTKIYASACHVPLGEPQVSLPSLDATVHGKLDNSGKLRKFFGIPYGRNGDLANPRVNEECLTLSIWVPVVCRTNSPLKTVLVIVASKWFQFDNVSQLDYVWETLSLGGDIAIVTIKHRLGLLGFLDASSNEASGYAGVEDVFLALKWISEHIRAFHGDPGSLVGFGFGSGPYIASIDLFAQAQSRQRFFKRLILHGISPASLLPRLKPDDLRNLAISLQCPTTTSPSSLVECLRENDLKRIYDEAAKLSLLFTPSCDRPPFDSCDKIFAKLPGSLAGVAILCGYNKKDGQELFSRYIVEQSRRPDIGNPEEVFEKLQIFFAGKKGKHNFKELPVEVQRELDEVGKAREQGFSELVSDMVLRCPMIELARETTAKGASVHLYGADGAHKLLGPALMMADIIAFVKRG from the exons ATGCGACAGAGACG TGTCCTGGTACTTTTCGTCGCCGCACTTGTCATCGTTTCTGCCGTGACCGTGTGGATCTCGCTGAGCGAGCGAGTGACTGCGCCGAGCGGCACCACGAAGATTTACGCCAGCGCGTGCCATGTGCCTCTTGGCGAGCCTCAGGTCAGCCTCCCATCCCTCGACGCCACGGTGCACGGCAAGCTCGACAACAGCGGCAAGCTGCGCAAGTTCTTCGGCATCCCGTACGGCCGGAAC GGAGACCTTGCAAATCCGCGCGTGAACGAGGAGTGTCTGACCCTGTCCATCTGGGTCCCCGTCGTGTGCCGCACCAATAGCCCACTCAAGACCGTGTTGGTGATCGTGGCATCCAAATGGTTCCAGTTTGACAACGTCAGTCAGCTTGACTACGTGTGGGAGACTCTGAGCCTCGGAGGAGACATCGCCATCGTCACCATCAAACACAGACTCGGCCTCCTCGGTTTCCTGGATGCAAGTTCGAACGAAGCGTCCGGATATGCTGGTGTCGAAGACGTCTTCCTCGCCCTCAAGTGGATAAGCGAGCACATCCGAGCTTTCCACGGCGATCCCGGTAGTCTCGTGGGTTTTGGTTTTGGATCAGGCCCGTACATTGCGTCGATTGACTTGTTTGCGCAGGCGCAGAGCAGGCAAAGATTCTTTAAACGCCTGATTCTACACGGCATCTCCCCAGCTTCTCTGCTTCCGCGTCTCAAACCTGACGACCTAAGAAACCTCGCGATTTCATTGCAGTGCCCGACCACAACTAGCCCGTCTTCCCTAGTCGAATGCCTCAGGGAAAATGACCTGAAACGCATATACGATGAAGCTGCGAAACTGTCGCTGCTCTTCACGCCAAGCTGCGACAGGCCTCCTTTTGATAGTTGCGACAAGATATTCGCAAAACTTCCAGGTTCACTGGCTGGCGTGGCTATACTTTGCGGCTACAACAAAAAAGATGGCCAGGAACTTTTCAGTCGGTACATCGTGGAACAGTCCAGAAGGCCAGACATTGGAAACCCAGAAGAAGTGTTCGAGAAACTTCAAATATTTTTCGCCGGGAAGAAGGGAAAGCATAATTTTAAGGAACTGCCAGTCGAGGTGCAGCGGGAGCTCGATGAAGTTGGCAAGGCTAGAGAGCAAGGTTTCAGTGAGTTGGTGTCAGACATGGTCCTGCGCTGCCCAATGATTGAACTGGCTCGGGAAACGACAGCAAAGGGAGCTTCCGTCCACCTTTACGGCGCCGACGGCGCTCACAAGCTTTTGGGACCAGCTTTGATGATGGCCGATATTATCGCCTTTGTGAAACGAGGGTGA